The Rutidosis leptorrhynchoides isolate AG116_Rl617_1_P2 unplaced genomic scaffold, CSIRO_AGI_Rlap_v1 contig87, whole genome shotgun sequence genomic sequence GAGAAATGCTTCCTAATTGAACCAACCACAATGAATTATTCAAAGAAAAACTTCACCTTCGCCTAAACTGGAATACGCTTCACAGCTCTGCACATTTATACTGTTGGGAGAGGACTTTTCCAGAGTTGGAAGAGACAAAATCTTGGATGATTTTGACTGGGGTACTCTCAATTGGTAAGTCTGGTTTTGTGCAAGAGCTCTGCAAGTAACAAACTCGGTCGATCAGTGAGTTAACTTTCCGAGAAACATATTCAGGATATTTCACGTATAAATCATAACAAAGAAGAACAAGAAGCAACCTGCTCATCACTCCCTTTTTCAATGTAATCCTTATTTGTCTGGAGACAGCCCATGGAACCACCTGAATTATTATTTTCATCCGTGGCTTCAGCTTTTCGTTTTGTGACACTTTCATCTTGAGGGGCAGATCCACAGAAGGTCAACTGGTAAAAACATAGGAAGAACCCAACTAGATGGCAACTTGTGTGATGAAATGAAAATGTAAATATCTGGGAAGAGCTGGAAGTAAGCATACTGAACGTCTCCTCCATACATGCTGCCACAAGTTCCGCAGCTCATTTCTTCTAATAGGTTTAACTAGATAGTCAGCGGCACCTCTCATCATGCATTTATAAACTGTGCCAATGGAATCTTGTATTGACATCACTGcattaaaaaaaaaatgtaattgATCTAACATTTTTAACCAGACTAGAAATTAATGGTCCAGGCAGCTCTAGCTTACTTATAACAGGAATGGTTTAGCAAGTCTCATGCTCCATGACTAACGTAAGAAGAGCAAAACCAGAAATTGTTGGCAAATCAATTTCTGTCAAAATCAGATCAATATTTTGAGGATTCCCCTTCAAAAGCTCCCACGCTTTCAAGCCGTCGGAAACATCAACAACTATGATTCCGGAAAAACGAAAAACAAAAAAATTCTCAGTACCAACAATTTGATTCTTCCACCAACACACTCACATATGAACATGATTTGAGTAAATAAGTTGTAACCATtactcgaaaaaaaaaaaaaaaaaagagcatagCAAGAGCGGCCAAAACCAACCTTTGTAATTGCATTCTTCTAGAAGAGCAGTAAAAACTCTTTCTCGTTGAATCATCAGCTTTCAACTAACATTACTCTCAATACCATCATCGAAAGCAAACTCTCCCACTCCACCACCTCAATTGTTGGACAGCCGCCGCCGTCAATAGACGTCTCATGTGTCTCCTCCGTCACAGTCGTGAGTGGCTGACCTTCTTCACCATTGCTCAACACCATTTCGAATCAAAGTTAGCTTGTTATGTCAGTCGAGCGAACTCGAAATGAAAACAAAGGAAATCTAATCCTCCAGAGAGACATGTCCACTCAACCAGTTCATTTATGTTTCAGTCTTTCACTACAGCTTTCAGAAAAGAAAGACAAAGAAACACAAATATATAAATGAAGTAACAAAATCAATTGGACGGATTAGATCATTTCTTCTAGAAGAACGAACTGATCATCCAACGACAACTAACCTCTTTACTAGAAAAAGAAAAATCTACGAGTCCACCCATGTCAATTACtactaaaaaaataaaatgaaattaAAAGGTCTAAATTTCAATGTGGCAGTCGCCAATTGTTGTTGAAAATTTGAGGGTCAACAAACCATGGTCCCACGTGGAAAGATATTTGTGCGAAAGATTTTCATTATTATTGTGTCTCAGTGTTGGATTGTGACACGTGTTCTCATCGTAGCTTTGACTTCTTTATTTTAGGCTCCAAACTTGTCTATACAACATGTGTGCTTTAAAATCTCCATTGTTGAGGAAAGGGTAAACTACATGAGAAAACGTGCTTAATTAACAGAGTCACAACTGCCGATCTACATTGACGTTTGGTAGGACCAGGATCCTACcgattttttttttgaagttccgAATTTTAAAATATTGAGATTAAATGTGGAGGAAAAAAATTAATCAAACGCAGCAAAGAAAATAATCCAAGAGATATATGTATGGTTCAACTTAAATAATTTAATTTTCATTAAAAAGGAAAAGTTGAATAATCTCATATTAATGACACTATAGAAATTTATTTAGACATACATACTGTACATTTTATTGACCATGAGCTTTACTTCTAATAACATGCATAGGGAAATACTTTATACTCGGAGGTGGAGAGGCTGACTCTCCATTAACGCAATTCTTAGAATTACTCAGTTTGGGAAGGATCACCCTTTTGTATAATCCAAATCAatgaataaaaagaaaataaaaataataacatgcATAGTGAAACAGTTTATTGTTGTttcatatcatcatatagtttataTTTTCTTTACATTTCGGGAATGCTAGTCCGTACAGATATCGGAATTCTCACGGCATACACACCAAATGTCCAAGTCAAGCTCCCAAACGAGTAGCCCATGTTAAAGCTCTGAGTAGAAGAAATGACAACGGTGAAAGTGAGGCTTGTGATTGAAGAGTTAAATACCAACACGTTGGGTTTTACATGAACATTCGTGCCACTTGGAGATTCAACGACAGCCTTGTATTTTCCGTCTGTAGCTCCGACATTGGTCACCGTCCGTTTGATATTCACAGAGCGTCTGAGGTTTGGGACTGTTATGGAAGGGAGGTTCATGTCTAGGATAGATGATGATGGCCTTTTGACGTTGCAATGTCGAGGATGCGTGAGATTCAAGTAACTTATAATGCTTTGATGGCCAGCTGAGCAGAGGTAGTTTACATAATCTGTCATGTTCATGTCGTAAACCAGTCCTGGATCCGCTGCTCTATTGGGGTTTATGATACCACCCCCGAAATCAAATGGGTCTGCCAGTTTTGTCGGCATTCCATGTGCACGTATGGGTTCTCCAGATGGACTCTTGATGTGTGCTACAGTATCAAAATTTGTTTTAGTGAGAAATAGTACTGGATTTGCAAAACAGAAAACATGTTTTAAATTACCTGTGGTGGTAATTGCGGATTTGATAGCAGCTGGGGACCATTCTGGCCTTAAAGACTTTAGTAAGGCGACAATGCCGGCGACATGAGGAGTTGCGGAAGATGTTCCGGAATCAAATGCAAACTTACTATTAAATTCCACATGTGAATTTATTGTTAGTATATTTACACCAGGAGCTGCTATGTCTGGCTGCGTGTGTCACAACCAAAAGAAAGATTATCACTCTCTTTTCATTGACAGGAAATTTTTTCTATTTTAAAAGGAGAAATATGTCTACCTTCAAAATCTCTGGGGCATAAGAATTTGGTCCTCGTGATGAGAAGTATGCTACCTTAGTTGAAACTGGTTTGCCAATATGAGTTCTTGAAGGATATATCCTTACTTCAGCATCCCTAACAACACACAATATCTGTCATCGGCGATGAAAGACGGATAGCTTGTGTGGCAAGGATGATTGATAATACTatatattattgattattgatgagACATATACCTGGAAGAAAAGCGGGAATATTCAAGAATCTGTGTTCCTGTATCATAGCTTACATGAATGCAAGGAAAATGAGGAGGACAATCATATTCGTAATTTCCATTGCCAGGATCTCCAGCTGCAATCACTCCCAAACACCCTACCTCTACAAGGCTATCGGCAACATCTTCTATATAAGTATCACCATATTGTGACACAAAGCAAAGCACTATTTTTCCTTCTGCCCAAGTGTCATCTCTTGTCAGAGTGTCGCAGGTGCTacaacattcatacatacatacacgtgTCAAGATTATAACGCATGACGTCTGAAAGTTTAGAGATTAGTACTGACCGAGCTGGTAGAAGTTCTGAAACCTCTGGGAAGACCAATTTGCCAAACACTGCATTTCCCATGCCAAACATGGATTCACCCTGAAATTTAATACTAATATAGCATGTCATTACCATAGTCGAAACGAGAAGCATTAATGCAAGACTGATGAATAAATTACCACAATGGTCTGGTTGTCTCCTAGCATGATAGTTGTAGGAAAGGATCTATCTACGGTACTTGCGGCAACGGTGATGATCCATGGAGGTGTATTTTGCACTGTCTGATCTTTGGGGCCCACATTTCCTGCAGCACAAATGACCGGTATTCCCACTGCTACTGCATGGAATGAACCAACCGACATCACATCATCTTGGTTTACCTCAGAAGAGAATGGGAAATCGGAGGCAAGGGACACTGATATGACATCAACGCCATCTCTTGTGGCTTCATCAAAGGCTTTTAACAAGTCAGCACTTGTACACATCCCTCCTCTGTACAATCTCCAGCATACTTTGTACATAGAAACCCGAGCACAAGGGGCCCCACCTCTCAATGTTCCGATACCTAGCCCGTTGTAGCTTGCATTGGCGACGAAAGAGGCTGCTGCTATTGAAGATGAGCGTGTCCCGTGTCCGTGCGTCTCTCTTGCAGACAAGAAGTCTTTATATTCCGTCGCATTGTATGGTTTTCCATATTCTGCTAACATTCCCTTGATGAAATAACGTGCTCCTATTAGTTTTCTGTTGCAGTTTTTCGCAGTGAAGTTTTCTCCTGGCTCACAAAAACCCTTCCATGTGGCTGGGATTGGCCCTAGACCTCTGTCGTTGAACCCTTCTGATTCAGGCCAAATCCCTGCTCATCGAAGATAGACTAGTTAGATTCTTGAAAATACAATCAAATGTTCAGCAAAACTTCACTCTTACCAGTGTCTATTACACCAATGATGGAAGCATTTCCCATGTTAGATTGATGCAGAAGACCAGAGGATGATGGATGTAAAGAGAGTCCAAGGTAGTCCCAACTTCTGGTTGTTTGTGGTCTATAGAAGTGATTCGGAATAACTCGAACAACACCAGGTATTTCTACATCCAAAGGAAAAAAAATTATTTCGTATATAAGTAACATAAAGTGAAGGCCTTGCCATGGCATCaaaatgcacctgaaaacatttttGCTTGGCTTTTTGTCAGCTTTGCCGCAAACCCAGAGAAGCTATGCTTATAACTGTATATCATTGAATTTGCAGATGCTTCTTCACTGCAAAATGAGAATTCGCAATGAGAAACATTACTTTACTTTCTCTCTAAGTCATAATAAGGACGTCACGTGTACCTTCCAAGGACGTTGTTGAGCATCTCATGATGGGTTTTCTCAACAAGCTTTGGATCATCATATTTCCTTTCTCCCATATAAACTATGTACACCTGTTGGATTCAATGTAAAATATCAGTCCAGAGGAGCAAGATGTGAAACAAATTACTATGTCGTCAAAGACTACGTACATTGATTTTGGCAGTGACTACAGTTGAAAACATTGTCTGCAGAAGCAGCATAGTAACTACAATTCCTCGTATAAATGACTTCATTATCATGGTGAAGAAGTTTTGTTTTTCTGCTGATCAACAAagctagatgatgaagaagaataaATACTCCTGTCTCCTGCTAAAGCGACTCTTATCTGCTTTTCATTTAC encodes the following:
- the LOC139885203 gene encoding subtilisin-like protease SBT3.4, coding for MGERKYDDPKLVEKTHHEMLNNVLGSEEASANSMIYSYKHSFSGFAAKLTKSQAKMFSEIPGVVRVIPNHFYRPQTTRSWDYLGLSLHPSSSGLLHQSNMGNASIIGVIDTGIWPESEGFNDRGLGPIPATWKGFCEPGENFTAKNCNRKLIGARYFIKGMLAEYGKPYNATEYKDFLSARETHGHGTRSSSIAAASFVANASYNGLGIGTLRGGAPCARVSMYKVCWRLYRGGMCTSADLLKAFDEATRDGVDVISVSLASDFPFSSEVNQDDVMSVGSFHAVAVGIPVICAAGNVGPKDQTVQNTPPWIITVAASTVDRSFPTTIMLGDNQTIVGESMFGMGNAVFGKLVFPEVSELLPARTCDTLTRDDTWAEGKIVLCFVSQYGDTYIEDVADSLVEVGCLGVIAAGDPGNGNYEYDCPPHFPCIHVSYDTGTQILEYSRFSSRDAEVRIYPSRTHIGKPVSTKVAYFSSRGPNSYAPEILKPDIAAPGVNILTINSHVEFNSKFAFDSGTSSATPHVAGIVALLKSLRPEWSPAAIKSAITTTAHIKSPSGEPIRAHGMPTKLADPFDFGGGIINPNRAADPGLVYDMNMTDYVNYLCSAGHQSIISYLNLTHPRHCNVKRPSSSILDMNLPSITVPNLRRSVNIKRTVTNVGATDGKYKAVVESPSGTNVHVKPNVLVFNSSITSLTFTVVISSTQSFNMGYSFGSLTWTFGVYAVRIPISVRTSIPEMVILPKLSNSKNCVNGESASPPPSIKYFPMHVIRSKAHGQ